From Vicinamibacteria bacterium, the proteins below share one genomic window:
- a CDS encoding ATP-dependent DNA helicase — MGAAVTTARGLEELDGGRVRELLGPSGPLAATLSGFECRGPQQEMAVAVANAFRGGGELLVEAGTGTGKTLAYLIPAVVSGQRVVVSTGTKNLQEQLFDKDIPIVRRALGIPFTACLMKGRGNYLCLKRYAAFQLQPTFRFFEEQTHFDTLARWASLTKTGDRSEVAGLPDRLDFWKGISARSENCIGTDCSDYDRCYVTQLRRRASECDVIVVNHHLLFADLLIREGSYGEVIPEYDHLVIDEAHQIEDVATTYFGLTVSTARVQELARDVEAAWAERDAKSRARAALRELERMRDAASILFESFRTERERYRLAPGAATRRQKSAWQAFNSQLQRVRSDLETIPKPDEISIALVRRASELIVDLETILDSADPETVSWCETRERSIALRSAPIQVASTLRRTLIERKRAVVLTSATLAIESSFDYISERLGVSSRSSRLLESPFDFGTQALLYIARHLPPPRDERFLPEAIKEIRAILDASNGRAFVLFTSFHNLHTVRRALEHDLAFPLLVQGDAPRSEILEKFRRTPGAVLLATSSFWEGVDVAGEQLSCVVVDKLPFAVPDDPLVAARIEWIESKGGSGFHDYQVPMAILSLKQGLGRLIRSTSDRGVVAVLDSRLATMAYGRRFLKSLPPYQLTQDFRDVERFFAREVV; from the coding sequence ATGGGAGCCGCCGTAACCACCGCCCGAGGCCTGGAGGAGCTCGACGGCGGCCGCGTCCGGGAGCTGCTGGGGCCTTCCGGCCCCCTTGCCGCGACTCTATCCGGCTTCGAGTGCCGCGGCCCCCAGCAGGAAATGGCGGTCGCCGTAGCCAATGCATTCCGCGGCGGCGGAGAGCTCCTCGTCGAAGCGGGGACGGGAACGGGGAAAACCCTCGCCTATCTCATCCCCGCCGTCGTTTCCGGCCAAAGAGTCGTCGTATCCACCGGCACCAAGAATCTGCAGGAACAGCTCTTCGACAAGGACATCCCCATCGTTCGCCGGGCGCTAGGGATTCCTTTTACCGCTTGTCTGATGAAAGGCCGGGGGAATTACCTCTGCCTGAAGCGCTACGCAGCCTTCCAGCTGCAGCCCACGTTCCGCTTCTTCGAGGAGCAGACGCACTTCGACACCCTCGCGCGTTGGGCATCACTGACCAAGACGGGCGACCGATCCGAGGTCGCGGGTCTTCCCGACCGGCTCGACTTCTGGAAAGGCATTTCGGCGCGCAGCGAGAATTGCATCGGCACGGACTGCTCCGACTATGACCGCTGCTACGTGACCCAGCTTCGAAGGCGAGCTTCGGAGTGCGACGTCATCGTGGTCAATCACCATCTCTTGTTCGCCGATCTGCTGATCCGTGAAGGCTCCTACGGCGAGGTGATTCCCGAATACGACCATCTCGTCATCGACGAGGCCCATCAGATCGAGGACGTGGCAACGACCTATTTCGGTCTCACCGTCAGCACGGCCAGGGTCCAGGAGCTCGCCCGGGACGTCGAGGCGGCCTGGGCCGAGCGGGATGCCAAATCACGGGCGAGAGCGGCGCTCAGAGAGCTCGAGCGCATGAGAGATGCTGCCTCCATTCTTTTCGAGTCCTTCCGGACCGAGCGGGAGCGCTATCGACTCGCGCCCGGTGCCGCTACGCGAAGGCAAAAGAGCGCCTGGCAGGCGTTCAACTCGCAGCTCCAGCGGGTTCGCTCCGATTTGGAGACGATTCCCAAGCCCGACGAGATCAGCATCGCTCTCGTCCGCCGTGCGTCGGAGCTGATCGTGGACCTCGAGACGATTCTCGACTCCGCGGACCCCGAGACCGTATCGTGGTGTGAAACGAGGGAGCGCTCCATTGCCTTGCGGTCGGCCCCGATCCAGGTCGCTTCCACGCTCCGGCGGACGCTGATCGAGAGAAAGCGGGCCGTGGTCCTTACCTCGGCGACCCTGGCGATCGAGAGCTCGTTCGACTACATAAGCGAGCGCCTGGGGGTCTCCTCCCGCAGCAGCCGGTTATTGGAGTCACCCTTCGATTTCGGGACGCAGGCCCTGTTGTATATCGCCCGACACCTTCCGCCGCCGCGGGACGAGCGATTCCTGCCCGAGGCGATTAAGGAGATACGCGCGATCCTGGACGCGAGCAACGGGCGGGCTTTCGTGCTGTTTACCAGCTTTCACAACCTCCATACCGTTCGCCGGGCGCTGGAACACGATCTGGCGTTCCCCCTCCTGGTGCAGGGTGACGCACCGAGGAGCGAGATTCTCGAGAAGTTTCGACGGACTCCTGGCGCGGTTCTCCTCGCCACCTCCAGCTTTTGGGAAGGTGTCGATGTCGCTGGCGAGCAGCTATCCTGCGTCGTGGTCGACAAGCTCCCGTTCGCGGTCCCCGATGATCCTCTGGTGGCCGCTCGCATCGAGTGGATCGAGTCGAAGGGAGGAAGCGGGTTTCACGATTATCAGGTGCCGATGGCGATCCTGTCGCTGAAGCAGGGTTTGGGCCGGCTGATTCGCTCGACGTCCGACCGCGGCGTCGTCGCGGTACTCGACAGTCGTCTCGCCACGATGGCCTACGGTCGCCGGTTTCTGAAGAGCCTTCCCCCGTACCAGCTGACCCAGGATTTTCGGGACGTGGAGCGCTTCTTCGCCCGAGAGGTCGTATGA
- the cdaA gene encoding diadenylate cyclase CdaA gives MSTATEFLWDLARDLTWTGVVDILLVSYLFYKLFQLIRGGRAFQMVVGTLVLVLFFFVSRWAQLSTVNWLLRNSLAYVGFAVIVLYQQELRKALSQLGQAPLFRFLNPTSSKGTIDEVVFSVIALAQRRIGGIVVLERDIGLRSYIEGGVLLDAVVTYDLMLSIFNPKSPLHDGAVIVQGNRVAAAACFLPISINPQLSRALGTRHRAALGITEDTDAVAIVVSEETGVVSFVENGALFQGLDSDGLRQRLRDALGQSEKASEKDLEKRGSDRAGEEPSRTGTVG, from the coding sequence ATGAGCACCGCCACCGAGTTTCTCTGGGATCTGGCGCGCGATCTGACGTGGACGGGTGTCGTCGACATTCTCCTGGTCAGCTACCTCTTCTACAAGCTGTTCCAGCTCATCCGCGGCGGGCGCGCCTTCCAGATGGTCGTGGGCACCCTGGTTCTCGTGCTCTTTTTCTTCGTGTCGCGCTGGGCGCAGCTTTCGACGGTAAACTGGCTGCTCAGAAATTCGCTGGCTTACGTGGGTTTCGCCGTGATCGTGCTCTACCAGCAGGAGCTTCGCAAGGCGCTGTCTCAACTGGGCCAGGCTCCGCTCTTCCGCTTTCTCAATCCGACTTCGAGCAAGGGTACGATCGACGAGGTCGTCTTTTCAGTGATTGCGCTGGCCCAGCGTCGGATTGGGGGCATCGTCGTGCTCGAGCGTGACATCGGTCTGAGAAGCTATATCGAGGGCGGCGTACTGCTCGATGCGGTCGTCACTTACGATCTGATGCTTTCCATCTTCAATCCCAAGTCCCCGCTTCACGATGGCGCGGTGATCGTGCAGGGCAACCGGGTCGCGGCCGCTGCCTGTTTTCTCCCGATCTCGATCAACCCCCAGCTGTCGAGAGCCCTTGGAACGCGGCATCGCGCCGCACTGGGCATCACGGAAGACACCGACGCCGTTGCGATCGTCGTGTCGGAGGAGACGGGTGTGGTGAGCTTCGTCGAGAACGGTGCCCTCTTTCAGGGTCTCGATTCCGATGGACTGCGCCAACGTCTTCGAGATGCCCTGGGGCAGTCGGAGAAGGCTTCCGAAAAGGACCTCGAGAAAAGGGGGTCCGACCGGGCCGGTGAAGAACCGAGCCGCACGGGTACGGTCGGATGA
- the glyA gene encoding serine hydroxymethyltransferase — translation MVYTLREAAPEVAAAVQAELRRQSDVLELIASENFTSEAVLEAMGSVFTNKYAEGYPGRRYYGGCQFVDVVERLAIDRARQLFGAEHANVQPHSGTQANIAVYLTLLEPGDVFMGMDLSHGGHLTHGHPLNFSGRFYRVVPYGVRRDDEQIDYDSMAELAKQRRPKLVMVGASAYPRLIDFARIRAIADEVGAKVVTDMAHIAGLVAGGVHPNPVPYSDIVTSTTHKTLRGPRGGMILSRSDYAKDINRVTFPGIQGGPLVHVIAAKAVCFGLAMAESFKAYARQIVANARTLAEVLEDEGLRLVSGGTDNHLILVDVGASGLTGVEAEEALEKAGITVNKNAIPFDTRPPLVASGIRLGTPALTTRGMREEEMRAIGRMIARALRSRENDAELKAIAGQVLEMTASFPLYRKLLEKAGG, via the coding sequence ATGGTTTACACGCTCCGTGAGGCGGCTCCCGAGGTCGCGGCGGCGGTTCAGGCGGAGCTGAGGAGGCAGTCCGACGTTCTCGAGCTCATTGCGTCCGAGAACTTCACCAGTGAGGCCGTCCTCGAGGCGATGGGCTCGGTCTTCACCAACAAATACGCCGAGGGTTACCCCGGACGGAGGTACTACGGAGGGTGCCAGTTCGTCGATGTGGTGGAGCGGCTCGCCATCGATCGCGCTCGTCAGCTATTCGGGGCCGAGCATGCGAACGTCCAGCCACACAGCGGAACTCAGGCCAACATCGCCGTCTACTTGACGCTGCTCGAGCCCGGAGACGTCTTCATGGGGATGGATCTCTCGCACGGGGGTCATCTCACCCACGGTCATCCCCTGAACTTCTCGGGTCGCTTCTATCGAGTCGTTCCCTACGGTGTCCGACGTGACGACGAGCAAATCGACTACGATTCGATGGCCGAACTGGCGAAGCAGAGGCGTCCCAAGCTCGTCATGGTGGGAGCGAGCGCCTATCCGCGGCTCATAGATTTTGCCCGCATTCGCGCAATCGCCGACGAAGTCGGGGCCAAGGTCGTGACCGACATGGCTCATATCGCGGGCCTCGTCGCTGGTGGCGTTCACCCGAATCCCGTCCCCTATTCCGACATCGTCACGTCCACGACCCACAAGACCCTTCGCGGTCCTCGAGGTGGGATGATCCTTTCGCGATCGGACTATGCGAAGGACATCAACCGGGTCACCTTCCCCGGCATCCAGGGCGGACCCCTGGTCCACGTAATCGCGGCGAAGGCGGTCTGCTTCGGGCTCGCGATGGCGGAATCCTTCAAAGCCTACGCCCGCCAGATCGTCGCCAACGCCAGGACGCTCGCCGAGGTCCTCGAGGACGAGGGGCTTCGTCTCGTCTCCGGCGGTACCGACAATCATTTGATTCTCGTCGACGTGGGAGCGAGCGGTCTCACCGGCGTGGAAGCCGAAGAGGCGCTCGAGAAAGCGGGTATCACCGTCAACAAGAACGCCATTCCTTTCGATACTCGGCCACCTCTCGTCGCGAGCGGCATCCGGCTGGGGACGCCGGCGCTGACGACACGGGGTATGCGGGAAGAAGAGATGAGAGCCATCGGGCGGATGATCGCGAGGGCTCTTCGCTCGAGAGAGAACGACGCCGAGCTCAAAGCGATCGCCGGGCAGGTGCTCGAGATGACCGCATCTTTCCCGCTCTACCGGAAGCTTCTCGAGAAGGCGGGAGGTTGA
- a CDS encoding CdaR family protein — translation MTARLTGNLGLKILALLLGFSLWYAVAREQGAEFAFTLPLELRGVPEGLEVVEESAQQVEVRLRGSAELLRRLTTSDIVVTVDLSDAEPGERIAYLTPENVKVPFGARVMRVTPTSIKLELDRTLGRAVEVIPRVLGSPATGFELLDIELTPRQITVVGPASRLKGLEQVTTEPISAEGLREPYSRAVRVELDPLVRIDRDTTVEITLQVGEERIRREISGVVVVGDPESSSARLDPKTLRVIVEGPRSLVEALSTEDLVATVPLGGLSSGRHSLAPIVRARSAYMTQVEVIGIKPEEITVRIP, via the coding sequence ATGACGGCGCGTTTGACGGGCAACCTCGGTCTGAAGATCCTCGCCCTACTGCTGGGATTCTCGCTTTGGTACGCCGTTGCCCGAGAGCAGGGGGCCGAGTTCGCCTTCACCCTTCCGCTCGAGCTACGTGGTGTGCCCGAGGGGCTCGAGGTGGTCGAGGAATCGGCGCAGCAAGTCGAGGTTCGTCTTCGGGGATCTGCCGAGCTCTTGAGGCGGCTGACCACGTCCGACATCGTCGTCACCGTCGATCTGTCGGATGCAGAACCGGGCGAGCGCATCGCCTACCTCACTCCCGAGAATGTCAAAGTGCCGTTTGGAGCCCGCGTGATGCGGGTCACCCCGACGAGCATCAAGCTCGAGCTCGACCGCACGCTCGGGCGGGCCGTGGAGGTGATTCCCCGCGTGCTGGGTTCACCGGCGACCGGATTCGAGTTGCTCGATATCGAGCTCACGCCGCGTCAAATCACCGTGGTCGGGCCGGCATCGCGTTTGAAAGGCCTCGAGCAGGTGACCACCGAGCCGATCTCCGCCGAAGGACTGCGAGAGCCCTACTCGCGCGCCGTTCGCGTGGAGCTCGACCCGCTAGTGCGGATCGACCGGGACACAACGGTGGAAATCACCCTCCAGGTGGGCGAGGAGCGGATCCGAAGGGAGATCAGCGGGGTCGTCGTCGTGGGAGACCCGGAATCGAGCTCGGCGCGGCTCGATCCGAAGACCCTGCGCGTCATCGTCGAGGGACCGAGGAGCCTCGTCGAAGCGCTTTCAACCGAAGACCTGGTGGCGACGGTGCCTCTGGGTGGACTGTCCAGCGGGCGCCACAGCTTGGCTCCCATCGTAAGGGCGCGTTCCGCCTACATGACGCAGGTCGAGGTGATTGGGATCAAGCCCGAGGAGATAACCGTCAGAATCCCGTAA
- a CDS encoding pyridoxine 5'-phosphate synthase: MIELGVTLDEVAVLRESRKSRTPDPVFCGFLAEQAGATAVNVQLRGDRRYVQERDVHLLRDALGVELNLVLAPTQEMIHFALTAKPDRITFVPERLETAGGGGLDVILNAPQLRERVREIREGTMFPVIFIDPSIEQVKAAHQVGALGVELSATAFTAASDSMGLARDREAVEHELQKLRDSARLAAKLELHVSIRHGITLRNVRHLLDVPGLGRINVGHDLVARAVTVGFESAVRTWAEVLWKAPEN; the protein is encoded by the coding sequence GTGATCGAGCTCGGAGTAACTCTGGATGAAGTTGCCGTACTCCGGGAGTCTCGAAAATCGCGAACCCCCGACCCGGTGTTTTGCGGATTTCTCGCCGAACAAGCGGGTGCGACGGCGGTGAACGTGCAGCTCCGAGGCGATCGCCGCTACGTTCAGGAGCGCGACGTTCACCTGCTTCGGGACGCTCTCGGAGTCGAGCTCAATCTGGTGCTTGCCCCGACCCAAGAAATGATCCATTTCGCCCTGACCGCCAAACCCGATCGGATCACGTTCGTCCCCGAAAGGCTGGAGACGGCCGGGGGGGGCGGGCTCGACGTGATTTTGAACGCGCCACAACTTCGCGAACGCGTGCGGGAGATTCGTGAGGGCACGATGTTTCCCGTGATCTTCATCGACCCTTCGATCGAACAAGTCAAGGCGGCACACCAGGTTGGAGCGCTGGGGGTGGAGCTGTCCGCCACCGCGTTTACCGCAGCGAGCGATTCGATGGGGCTCGCGCGCGATCGCGAAGCCGTCGAGCACGAGCTGCAAAAGCTTCGTGACTCCGCCCGGCTCGCCGCGAAGCTCGAGCTTCACGTATCCATCCGCCACGGAATCACGCTCCGGAACGTCCGGCACCTCCTGGACGTCCCTGGGCTCGGTCGCATCAACGTGGGTCACGATTTGGTGGCGCGCGCCGTCACCGTGGGATTCGAGTCCGCGGTTCGCACCTGGGCCGAGGTACTATGGAAAGCGCCCGAGAATTGA
- a CDS encoding nucleotide exchange factor GrpE, translating to MRDTSAPEAEDSNEIFEIVDHYEPPAPQSGQADYPAEALQEIQSLREQLKRRDAQIEQVMEAYRSKKDETEKLRRRIEKTERKRFEQSKGDFIARFVEVLDNLDRAIDSIENAFDPDSVLQGIMLVRSRLVQLLKEEGLEKIFVRGQGFDPSHSEAAEMQPVDEETQDGIVLRELQPGYMLKGSLLRVARVVVGRFGPDRPEQDKPPSTDPGQGAHTAPDPSWEAGETGHELEFGEEGLDFSSDEDPTSA from the coding sequence ATGAGGGATACGTCTGCCCCCGAAGCGGAGGATTCGAACGAGATTTTCGAGATCGTGGACCATTACGAGCCGCCGGCTCCCCAATCGGGCCAGGCGGATTACCCCGCCGAAGCGCTCCAGGAGATCCAGAGCCTGCGCGAGCAGCTCAAGCGAAGGGACGCGCAGATCGAGCAGGTCATGGAGGCCTATCGCAGCAAGAAGGACGAGACCGAGAAGCTCAGAAGGCGCATCGAAAAAACCGAGCGTAAACGTTTCGAACAGTCGAAAGGCGATTTCATCGCGCGCTTCGTGGAGGTTCTCGACAACCTCGACCGGGCCATCGATTCGATCGAGAACGCATTCGATCCGGATTCGGTGCTGCAGGGGATCATGCTCGTCCGCTCGAGGCTCGTCCAGCTCCTCAAGGAGGAGGGGCTCGAAAAGATCTTCGTGCGGGGACAGGGATTCGACCCGTCGCACAGCGAGGCGGCGGAGATGCAACCCGTCGACGAGGAGACCCAGGACGGTATCGTCTTGAGAGAGCTCCAGCCGGGATACATGCTGAAGGGATCGCTGCTTCGAGTCGCCCGGGTGGTCGTCGGTCGGTTCGGCCCGGATCGACCGGAGCAGGACAAGCCTCCATCCACGGACCCAGGGCAAGGAGCCCACACGGCGCCGGACCCCTCGTGGGAAGCGGGCGAGACCGGACACGAGCTCGAGTTCGGCGAGGAAGGTCTGGATTTCTCCTCCGACGAGGACCCCACGTCAGCCTGA
- a CDS encoding DivIVA domain-containing protein yields MKLTPLDIQRHEFQRRTFRGLDADEVRAFLNGVSEEMGRLRSDNEKLGEEVRRLNVLLGEHHQREEILKNTLVAAQRTSEELKETAKKQSQMLLREAELAADRLVEAAQSRAHDIEKDILELKVQKRQVLNSILGAIANLRNLIQLMSESEADREKLSFLKRRADSAE; encoded by the coding sequence ATGAAGCTTACCCCCCTCGACATCCAAAGACACGAGTTCCAGCGGCGAACCTTTCGCGGCCTCGACGCCGACGAAGTGCGTGCCTTCCTCAACGGCGTTTCCGAGGAGATGGGGCGTCTTCGCTCCGACAACGAAAAGCTCGGCGAAGAAGTTCGACGTTTGAACGTCCTTCTCGGCGAGCACCACCAGCGCGAGGAGATCCTGAAGAATACTCTCGTCGCCGCACAGCGAACATCCGAGGAGCTCAAGGAGACCGCGAAAAAGCAATCGCAGATGCTGCTTCGAGAGGCGGAGCTAGCCGCCGATCGGCTCGTCGAGGCCGCACAGTCTCGGGCTCACGACATCGAGAAGGACATACTCGAGCTCAAAGTGCAGAAGCGGCAGGTGCTGAACTCGATCCTCGGCGCGATCGCGAACCTCAGAAATCTCATTCAACTCATGAGCGAGAGCGAGGCCGATCGAGAGAAGCTGTCGTTCCTCAAACGACGCGCCGACAGCGCCGAATAA
- the lepB gene encoding signal peptidase I, producing the protein MVGRNKRDDAKKSEKSTLREYFESICVAVILALFIRTFVFQAFKIPTGSMEENLLIGDHLIVNKMLYAPTATALETVMAPVREVKRQDVVVFKFPAEPERDFIKRVIALPGERIAIKNKQVFIDGVPLDEPYVFFNEPPGNPELGSFADSRRDSMPEMLVPQGHYFVMGDNRDNSHDSRFWGTLPAELLKGRALMIYWSYDAPDGRDAYFKEGLDRIIEVLSVIPYFVTHTRWDRFFHLVH; encoded by the coding sequence GTGGTGGGGAGGAACAAGAGGGACGACGCCAAGAAAAGCGAGAAGTCTACTCTCCGCGAGTATTTCGAGTCGATCTGTGTCGCCGTAATCCTAGCGCTCTTCATCCGAACTTTCGTTTTTCAAGCCTTCAAGATTCCGACGGGATCGATGGAAGAGAATCTCCTCATCGGAGATCACTTGATCGTGAACAAAATGCTCTACGCACCCACCGCCACGGCGCTGGAGACGGTGATGGCACCGGTGCGCGAGGTCAAGCGGCAGGACGTGGTGGTGTTCAAGTTCCCTGCCGAGCCGGAGCGCGATTTCATCAAGAGGGTGATCGCGCTGCCGGGAGAGCGCATCGCGATCAAGAACAAACAGGTCTTCATCGACGGCGTGCCGCTGGACGAGCCTTATGTATTCTTCAATGAGCCGCCGGGAAATCCCGAGCTGGGCTCCTTCGCCGACTCGAGACGGGACAGCATGCCGGAAATGCTGGTTCCCCAGGGCCACTATTTCGTCATGGGGGACAATCGCGACAACAGTCACGACAGCCGCTTCTGGGGAACCCTGCCGGCCGAGCTGCTGAAGGGTCGCGCCCTGATGATCTACTGGTCCTATGATGCTCCCGACGGCCGCGACGCCTATTTCAAAGAAGGCTTGGACCGCATCATCGAGGTCCTTTCCGTGATTCCGTACTTCGTGACCCACACACGCTGGGATCGATTCTTTCACCTGGTGCATTGA
- the glmM gene encoding phosphoglucosamine mutase — protein sequence MSLFGTDGIRGVAYSPPLDRETVTRVGIALARNLPSSPRVLIGRDTRASGPDLERWLTGGLVADGAVVESAGVLTTPAIAFLTQRLGFDAGVVISASHNPYRDNGIKILMASGHKLDDEIEKAIEEDVRRGRPVPQEPGSPRPPEPRFASLYVDHLIGALGGVQPQSLPLVLDCAHGAGYRVGPELLGRLGLAPRILAAEPNGQNINRECGSTHLEGLCRKVVEEGLSLGAALDGDGDRLLLCDKTGRLVDGDAILLASARRLKKEGRLLGDGVVATVMSNMALEVALEHEGIRLHRTQVGDKFVSREMKERNIVLGGEQSGHIIYAEFASTGDGLLTLLQVLRVLALEGKGLDEVGRLEPFPQVLTSVRVSQRPDVRDVPEIAEAILGAERMLEGRGRILVRYSGTEPLLRIMVEGPERNEIEDIAARLSTAVEASIGEPA from the coding sequence ATGAGCTTGTTCGGCACCGATGGAATTCGTGGCGTGGCCTACTCACCTCCTCTCGACCGAGAAACGGTGACCCGCGTGGGGATTGCGCTCGCTCGAAACCTGCCGTCCTCGCCCCGGGTGCTCATCGGGAGGGACACTCGGGCGAGCGGTCCCGACCTCGAGCGCTGGCTCACCGGAGGCCTGGTGGCCGATGGGGCCGTCGTGGAGTCCGCCGGTGTCCTTACGACCCCCGCGATCGCCTTTCTCACGCAAAGGCTCGGGTTCGACGCCGGCGTGGTCATCTCCGCATCCCATAATCCCTATCGGGACAACGGCATCAAGATCCTGATGGCGAGTGGGCACAAACTCGACGATGAGATCGAGAAGGCGATCGAAGAGGACGTTCGCCGTGGCCGGCCCGTTCCCCAAGAACCGGGGAGCCCGCGCCCGCCGGAGCCTCGTTTCGCGTCGCTCTACGTCGATCATCTCATCGGCGCTCTCGGAGGAGTGCAGCCACAATCGCTCCCCCTCGTGCTCGATTGCGCCCACGGCGCCGGCTACCGGGTCGGGCCAGAACTTCTCGGTAGGCTCGGACTCGCTCCTCGTATACTGGCGGCCGAGCCCAATGGCCAGAACATCAACCGAGAGTGCGGCTCGACTCACCTCGAGGGCCTCTGCAGGAAGGTCGTCGAGGAGGGACTCTCCCTCGGAGCGGCGCTCGATGGGGACGGTGACCGGTTGCTCCTTTGCGACAAGACCGGCCGGCTCGTCGACGGGGATGCCATTCTGCTGGCGTCGGCACGAAGGCTAAAGAAAGAAGGGCGGCTTTTGGGCGATGGTGTCGTGGCCACGGTGATGAGCAACATGGCTCTCGAGGTTGCTCTGGAGCACGAAGGCATCCGTCTTCACCGCACACAAGTTGGCGACAAGTTCGTCTCCCGTGAAATGAAAGAAAGAAACATCGTTCTCGGGGGCGAGCAGTCGGGGCATATCATCTATGCCGAGTTCGCTTCGACGGGAGACGGGCTCTTGACCTTACTTCAGGTCTTGCGGGTACTGGCGCTCGAGGGGAAGGGGTTGGATGAGGTCGGCCGTCTCGAGCCGTTTCCGCAAGTCCTGACGAGCGTCCGAGTGTCCCAGCGGCCCGACGTTCGGGACGTCCCGGAGATAGCCGAAGCGATTCTCGGGGCGGAACGAATGCTCGAGGGCCGGGGACGAATCCTCGTCCGGTACTCGGGAACGGAACCGCTGTTACGGATCATGGTCGAGGGACCCGAGAGAAACGAGATCGAAGACATCGCCGCGCGCCTCTCCACCGCGGTAGAAGCGTCGATCGGAGAACCGGCGTGA
- the queD gene encoding 6-carboxytetrahydropterin synthase QueD has product MSQRYEVSVQTTFAASHQLRGYKADLEPLHGHNFRVEVFVGAESLDDSGLIIDFLELEAKLREVVAPYDHRHLNDIAPFDEENPTTENIARFFYETLAKSLPRGVVLHRVRVWEAPTYSATYGEL; this is encoded by the coding sequence ATGAGCCAGCGCTACGAAGTCTCGGTGCAGACCACCTTCGCGGCTTCTCATCAGCTGCGGGGATACAAGGCAGATTTGGAGCCGCTTCATGGGCACAATTTCCGAGTCGAAGTCTTCGTCGGGGCCGAGTCACTCGACGACTCCGGGTTGATCATCGATTTCCTCGAGCTCGAGGCCAAGCTCAGAGAAGTCGTGGCACCCTACGATCACCGTCATCTCAACGACATCGCCCCATTCGATGAGGAGAACCCAACGACGGAAAACATCGCGCGGTTCTTCTATGAGACGCTCGCGAAGAGCCTTCCTCGCGGTGTGGTGCTCCATCGGGTACGAGTCTGGGAGGCGCCTACCTATAGCGCGACCTACGGGGAGCTCTGA
- a CDS encoding YggS family pyridoxal phosphate-dependent enzyme gives MEISARLEMIRERMAGACRRVGREIDSVRLVAVAKTRTPDEIRLAVEAGVRIIGENRVQEAERKQPELENLEWHLVGHLQKNKVKKAIELFELIHSVDSVDLARRVDRLASEMARIQRVLLQVDLAGETTKYGLAESEVIGALESFKEFSHLKVEGLMVLPPFHEDPQDARPYFRRLRVLGERAQRDDLIPSLELSMGMSHDFEVAIEEGSTYIRIGTALFGERRSRETTSALV, from the coding sequence ATGGAGATTTCGGCTCGTCTAGAGATGATTCGCGAGCGCATGGCCGGAGCCTGCCGGCGTGTCGGCCGCGAAATCGACTCGGTCAGGCTCGTCGCCGTTGCCAAGACCCGCACCCCTGACGAGATTCGCCTCGCCGTCGAAGCGGGTGTCCGCATCATTGGCGAGAATCGCGTCCAGGAGGCAGAGCGGAAGCAACCTGAGCTCGAGAATCTCGAGTGGCACCTGGTCGGACACCTTCAAAAGAACAAGGTGAAGAAAGCGATCGAGCTCTTCGAGTTGATTCATTCGGTGGACAGTGTCGATCTGGCGAGGCGAGTCGACCGGCTCGCGTCCGAGATGGCGAGGATCCAACGCGTACTCCTGCAAGTCGATCTCGCGGGTGAGACCACGAAGTACGGATTGGCGGAGAGCGAGGTCATTGGCGCCCTGGAGAGCTTCAAGGAGTTCTCCCATCTCAAGGTGGAAGGGCTCATGGTCCTCCCTCCGTTCCACGAGGATCCGCAAGACGCGCGGCCCTACTTTCGGCGCCTCCGGGTTCTCGGGGAACGAGCGCAAAGAGACGACTTGATCCCCTCGCTCGAGCTCTCGATGGGGATGAGCCACGATTTCGAGGTCGCCATCGAAGAGGGCTCCACGTACATCCGAATCGGCACCGCGCTATTCGGTGAAAGGCGATCGCGAGAAACCACTTCCGCCCTCGTTTGA